A section of the Oryza sativa Japonica Group chromosome 1, ASM3414082v1 genome encodes:
- the LOC4326144 gene encoding transcription factor RHD6: protein MMAAQASSKRGMLLPREAVLYDDEPSMPLEILGYHGNGVGGGGCVDADYYYSWSGSSSSSSSSVLSFDQAAVGGSGGGCARQLAFHPGGDDDDCAMWMDAAAGAMVENTSVVAGGGNNYCHRLQFHGGAAGFGLASPGSSVVDNGLEIHESNVSKPPPPAAKKRACPSGEARAAGKKQCRKGSKPNKAASASSPSPSPSPSPSPNKEQPQSAAAKVRRERISERLKVLQDLVPNGTKVDLVTMLEKAINYVKFLQLQVKVLATDEFWPAQGGKAPELSQVKDALDAILSSQHPNK, encoded by the exons ATGATGGCAGCTCAGGCAAGCAGCAAGCGCGGCATGCTGCTGCCACGGGAGGCGGTGCTCTACGACGACGAGCCCTCCATGCCGCTGGAGATCTTGGGCTACCACGgcaatggcgtcggcggcggtggctgcgtTGACGCCGATTACTACTACAGCTGGTCGGggtccagctccagctccagctcgtCGGTGCTCAGCTTTGAccaggcggcggtcggcggcagcggcggcggctgcgcccgGCAGCTGGCTTTCCatcccggcggcgacgacgacgactgcgcCATGTggatggacgccgccgccggcgccatggtcgagAACACGtctgtcgtcgccggcggcggcaacaacTACTGTCATCGCCTGCAgttccacggcggcgccgccggtttCGGACTCGCGAGCCCAGGCTCGTCGGTCGTTGACAACGGCCTCGAAATCCACGAGAGCAACGTCAgcaagccgccaccgccggcagccAAGAAGCGCGCATGCCCG AGCGGCGAGGCGAGAGCAGCGGGGAAGAAGCAGTGCAGGAAAGGGAGCAAGCCAAACAAGgctgcttctgcttcttctccttctccttctccttctccttctccttctcctaaCAAGGAACAACCTCAAAGCGCCGCTGCAAAG GTAAGAAGAGAGCGGATCAGTGAGAGGCTCAAAGTTCTTCAGGATCTCGTGCCTAATGGCACAAAG GTAGACTTGGTCACCATGCTAGAAAAGGCGATCAACTACGTCAAATTCCTCCAGCTGCAAGTGAAG GTTTTGGCTACTGATGAGTTCTGGCCGGCACAAGGAGGGAAAGCACCAGAGCTCTCTCAAGTCAAGGACGCCTTGGACGCCATCCTATCTTCTCAGCATCCAAACAAATGA
- the LOC9269164 gene encoding uncharacterized protein has translation MESQRVVVVVEDVGAARAALQWAVRNFIRAGDCITLLHVCPPARSRRRRRSLRLGGFQLALAFRELCNGIAEAKVEIVVREGEVGETVVATVNQLAATTLVVGLHDKSFLYRSTNPYERMRRVGCRVLGIRQHATARDGSFNAELTQIETINLHVPPPKIPFPMFTLPLGVLWRKRSKAKKRK, from the exons ATGGAGAGCcagagggtggtggtggtggtggaggacgtGGGCGCCGCCCGCGCGGCGCTGCAGTGGGCCGTGCGCAACTTCATCCGCGCCGGCGACTGCATCACGCTGCTGCACGTCTgcccgccggcgaggtcgcggcggaggcggcgcagccTACGCCTCGGCGGCTTCCAGCTCGCCCTCGCCTTCAGGGAGCTCTGCAACGGCATCGCGGAG GCGAAGGTGGAGATAGTGGTTCGGGAGGGGGAGGTCGGGGagacggtggtggcgacggtgaACCAGCTCGCCGCCACCACGCTCGTCGTCGGCCTCCACGACAAGAGCTTCCTCTACAG GTCGACGAACCCGTACGAGCGAATGAGGAGGGTTGGGTGCAGGGTTCTTGGCATCAGGCAGCACGCCACGGCACGGGACGGTTCCTTCAACGCCGAGCTCACCCAAATCGAGACCATCAATTTGCA CGTACCACCGCCTAAAATCCCCTTCCCAATGTTCACCCTTCCGCTGGGCGTGCTATGGAGAAAAAGATCAAAGGCAAAGAAGAGAAAATGA
- the MFT2 gene encoding protein MOTHER of FT and TFL1 homolog 2, with translation MARFVDPLVVGRVIGEVVDLFVPSISMTAAYGDRDISNGCLVRPSAADYPPLVRISGRRNDLYTLIMTDPDAPSPSDPSMREFLHWIVVNIPGGTDASKGEEMVEYMGPRPTVGIHRYVLVLYEQKARFVDGALMPPADRPNFNTRAFAAYHQLGLPTAVVHFNSQREPANRRR, from the exons ATGGCCCGTTTCGTGGATCCGCTGGTGGTGGGACGGGTGATCGGGGAGGTGGTGGATTTGTTCGTTCCATCCATCTCCATGACCGCCGCCTACGGCGACAGGGACATCAGCAACGGCTGCCTCGTCcgcccatccgccgccgactACCCTCCCCTCGTCCGCATCTCCGGCCGCCGCAACGACCTCTACACCCTG ATCATGACGGACCCGGACGCACCTAGCCCTAGCGACCCATCCATGAGGGAGTTTCTCCACTG GATCGTGGTTAACATACCGGGGGGAACAGATGCATCTAAAG GTGAGGAGATGGTGGAGTACATGGGGCCACGGCCGACGGTGGGGATACACAGGTACGTGCTGGTGCTGTACGAGCAGAAGGCGCGCTTCGTGGACGGCGCGCTGATGCCGCCGGCGGACAGGCCCAACTTCAACACAAGAGCATTCGCGGCGTACCATCAGCTCGGCCTCCCCACCGCCGTCGTCCACTTCAACTCCCAGAGGGAGcccgccaaccgccgccgctaA